The nucleotide window CTGCATGCTTGAAGGTCATATGTAGCTGTAAAGAGAAACATGAGGGGGAAATGATGGAGAAACAAATGCAATCCTGTTTATTCAACCCTCAAAGGTGACCACCTGTTCAAGGGCTTCCATGGAAAGGTGGAGCTTGCCAATGCGTCCTTTGCGGAGCTGGATGAACATCACCACCTGGGCCATGTGGATGCTGCCTTCCGCATGCACATCCCAGATGCACCGGAGCATCATGATCATATTTTCTTCTTCCTGGTACAGTTCCACCTGTATTAATGCATTCACTACATCCTTTaactattcatttcattttttatcatgTATATGTGATCCATGGCTATCCCACTTTGGCAGGAGAGGGCTAGAGTATTGATTAATGTTATGGACGACAGCAAATTGAATTCTAACCATTACATTTAATGATTTAGCATTAGCATATTGACATTATAAAATGTAGCCTAATAAGCAAATTCATAacataaattcaaattcataacataaaaataaataaacaacctATTTAAGCTTTTCAACAAGTATGATATTCTAAAATTAGGGTGTAACAGAAATAGTAACAGCACAATAAAATCATATTAGTCAGAAAAAATATAACAAGTATAATATTGTCCATCAATTTGCAATCATTGTTTTATGGAATAAAGCATGAGGATGGTTTCTATAGTGATTAAAAGGCCAAACAGCGTAGCAATCAGAggacaaaatgtgcaattttgaGCAACAGTCTGAAATGGACAAAATTTTGTCACGTCGGCCTGCATGTTTCATTCAGCCTTCAATGACAAAATTACGAAAAGTGAACAGCATTTTGGTCCCATGGGTCTTTTGGGGAAACACCCAAAATGACATGACAGACCATGACCACTGTTCTGAGACCATTGATTCATTAGGAGGAAATGGATCCATAACTAGTAAATGTACAACTAATCCCTCCTTCCCTTGTTTTGAAGGATACCAAAGTGTTCAGCTATTACAACCATACACTGGAGCCAGGGTACCCCAAAGATATCCAGGATGTCTTCCCTGGAATCCCAGATCATCTAGATGCTGCTGTTGAATGCCCCGAGGAAGACTGCAAAAGCAACCTGGTCATCTTCTTCAAAGGTGAACTGgcaaaagacataaaaaaatccagttaTTAGATGAGCCCACAGGAAGGCAATAGTCAGGTCTCCTTCTTGCAGGCGACGACATCTACCACTTTGACGTAAAAACCAAAAAGGTGGACGAGAAAGTGTTTAAGGGCATGCCCAACTGCACTTCTGCCTTCCGCTGGCTTGGACATTACTACTGCTTCCATGGACACGACTTCTCCAAGTTTGACCCCATGACAGGAGAGGTTCATGGAAGGTATCCCAAGGACGCTCGAAAGTACTTCATGAGGTGCTCCAAGTACGGTGAGCGAAAAGGGGGGCAGAGAAAGTAGCAGACAACTATGGGTAGATTTCTAAGTGGAGAATATACAACAGAATTATTCAAGAgtttgttttaaacatttcccCATCCTGCTTCAGGTGATGACAAAGACCATGTTGAGAGGGAGAAGTGCAGCCGTGTGCACCTTGATGCCATCACTTCTGATGATGGGGGGAACGTATATGCTTTCAGAGGTAACCGaaaagaaatgtcttttttacTTTCCCGTTGCTGCTCTTAAATCCTGGCATTCGAATTGGAATGATCTATCCAGTTTTGTACATCAGATGCTGTTTGATGCGCTTGGAATCCCATCAAGTcagaaaggactgcttgctagttatctgtttCTTATAGAGAAAGACCAACGTTTTCCACATTCTGTACAATTTAAACCTGCATTAGACATATCAATCACATGTAAGCAGTGTTTTCAGATGCCTATTTTCCCAACCGGGCAACACTAAGCACCCTCCTGGaccctcctccatccctcctgGATTTACTTTTGTTGTAATTGCCTGTAGTACCACTTGTTCGTGGCACTGTGGTAAATGTGATCTCCAGACCATGTGTGCTACCAAGCCAAACATGCAGATCGATACTTTCCTCTGATCAGTGGAGTAGATCATTCAGCATTCACAAAAGGCCAGATGGAAAATAAGTCGTGTTATAGGCACCGTCCTATAACTGACAGCACGTGTTTTCTGCGAACCATTTACAGGCCATCACTTCTTGCGTGTGGAGGGTGAGAAAATGCATGCTGACACCATTGAGAGTGCCTTCAAGGAGCTCCACAGTGAAGTTGATACAGTTTTCTCCTACAATGGTCACTTCTACATGATCAAAGTACGTTTCATTCTCTTGCACCCATGCTTTTTTTGCAGAGAGCACAAAGCACCTGAGcattgtaaagtaaagtaaagtgaagtgattgtcacacgtgatacacagcagcacagcacacggtgcacacagtgaaatttgtcctctgcatttaacccatcaccctgagtgtgcagtgggcagccatgacgggcgcccggggagcagtgtgtggggacggtgctttgctcagtggcacctcagtggcaccttggcagatcgggattcgaaccggcaaccttctgattacgggcccgcttccttaaccgctaggccaccactgccactgtaaTTCGAACAGAACTACATTCATTTTCTCCAATCTTTTTTCTTTACAGGATGATAAAGTGTTTGTCTACAAGATTGGGGAGCCCCACACACACCTTGAAGGCTACCCCAAACCTCTGAAAGAAGTGCTGGGAATTGAGGGGCCTGTGGATGCGGCGTTTATTTGCAAAGATCACCACATTGTACACATCATTAAAGGTATTTTTACCCATGTGTAAAAGATCGACGACTAGTATAGTGGGAATGTTTAGTGGAATTATTACGCCATTGAGGTAAATGCAAATGCTCACCAACTTTGTATCTTCCAGGTAAGACACTCTATAAGGTGGACATGCAGGCCAATCCTCGAGTGCCTAGCAAGGAAATTCCGTTCACCCGCTTCAAGTACGTAGACGACGTGATGTGCGGAAGCGATGGCGTCAGGGTTGTGGTTGGTGGTCATCTCTACCACTTTGAGAGCATAATGGCCATGGAGACAGCGAAGCACGACCCTGAACCCAAGAGTGTGCCGCAGGAGCTGTTTGGCTGCGACCACTAGAGGCACGACATAAGAGAGCCTGGGAAGATGGAACATCCATGAAACAACACATCTTATCCAAACCGGCACATGGTTCTGTTTCATTAGGTGCCAAATAAGCCCAAAAATCCACATTTCAGGCCTCAACTGTGTACTTCTACCTCTCTTAAGCTACTCTGCTCCAACACATTactctcacaccacacacacacacactgtctgcctAATGTGTTTTCTCTACCACCCTACCGCTGTTCTTACTTCCCCACACAAAGGTCTTTCCTCTCCAAAACGAGACAAACGTTCCGTTATTTTCAATTAAAGGTTTAACAACACAATCTCTGTCTTTGCTTAATTATTTGCCATTGTAAAACACTTTATGGTAGTGTTGTACCCGTGCTTGTACTTGTACCGCACATGatcaaaaaaatgaacaaaacgttttttcttttattgcatAGTATGACGGATCTTCAGAAACGTCCAACAGACCTTCCTGTTAACCTACAAGCAGTTGGATTATTAATTTGCAGGgtgcaacatgaaaaaaacgCTGCCAATGTCGAGTTAAGGTGACAGACAGTCAAGGCCATGCTGCACGTCCTGCAGCAACGAGATAAGGAACACGCCTTGCTCGTAGTTGGCGTGCTGGTAACACAACTGCAGGGGAGGGGGTGACAAAACCAGGCAAATAAACAACCCACACTCACTCTCTGGCAGAAAAGTGCACGCTCAGGTTACATAAGCCGAAAGAACACACCCGATGACCCAAATGCTTGCTCAACGGCCAGAGTTCACACCAAATGCAGGatcatgctttttttcccccctcgtgACAGAATGAAAGAACAGACACTTACAATAGCACATAAAACCATATAAAATATCAGCATGATAGTAAATGGCATAATCCTTCCACTTGCCTTATTATAAGAGGCGCAAAGCTACATTCTTCAGACAGAGCAAATGactacatttacaccatttaccagacacccttatccagagcgacttacaatcagtagttacagggacagttcccccctggagacactcagggttaagtgtcttgc belongs to Denticeps clupeoides chromosome 9, fDenClu1.1, whole genome shotgun sequence and includes:
- the hpxa gene encoding LOW QUALITY PROTEIN: hemopexin (The sequence of the model RefSeq protein was modified relative to this genomic sequence to represent the inferred CDS: substituted 1 base at 1 genomic stop codon) — translated: MRLLSHIACLSLALSLSLAAPSHHEGHGHEQGDEAGKGHEHHHGAALDRCKGMEMDAIALNEHGVPYFFKGDHLFKGFHGKVELANASFAELDEHHHLGHVDAAFRMHIPDAPEHHDHIFFFLDTKVFSYYNHTLEPGYPKDIQDVFPGIPDHLDAAVECPEEDCKSNLVIFFKGDDIYHFDVKTKKVDEKVFKGMPNCTSAFRWLGHYYCFHGHDFSKFDPMTGEVHGRYPKDARKYFMRCSKYGERKGGQRKXQTTMDHVEREKCSRVHLDAITSDDGGNVYAFRGHHFLRVEGEKMHADTIESAFKELHSEVDTVFSYNGHFYMIKDDKVFVYKIGEPHTHLEGYPKPLKEVLGIEGPVDAAFICKDHHIVHIIKGKTLYKVDMQANPRVPSKEIPFTRFKYVDDVMCGSDGVRVVVGGHLYHFESIMAMETAKHDPEPKSVPQELFGCDH